A genome region from Anaerobacillus alkaliphilus includes the following:
- the spoVAE gene encoding stage V sporulation protein AE, with protein MEYVVAFTVGGIICVFGQLLLDFFKFSPAHVMSSLVIVGALLDGFHLYDRLIDFAGAGAIVPITSFGHSLVHGAMAEAQRSGFLGIGMGIFEVTSAGISSAILFGFLVAVFFKPKG; from the coding sequence ATGGAGTACGTTGTTGCCTTTACTGTAGGAGGCATAATTTGTGTCTTTGGCCAATTACTTTTAGATTTTTTTAAGTTTTCTCCTGCCCATGTCATGAGTTCTTTAGTTATTGTAGGTGCATTATTAGATGGATTTCATTTGTACGACCGCCTTATTGACTTTGCGGGTGCTGGAGCAATTGTACCTATCACCAGTTTTGGCCATTCTCTTGTGCATGGGGCAATGGCAGAAGCTCAAAGATCAGGATTTTTAGGGATTGGTATGGGGATATTTGAAGTGACATCAGCGGGTATATCATCAGCTATTCTCTTTGGATTTTTAGTAGCAGTATTCTTTAAACCGAAAGGATGA
- a CDS encoding stage V sporulation protein AE, with the protein MEPKKRVILITDGDESAKQAVEVVAKEIGGRCISSSWGNPSRLSGEELVKLIKKTPHDPILVMFDDCGFTEEGPGEEAMRYVATHNDLNIIGAIAVASRTHHSEWTRVDVSIDRNGHLTEYGVDKYGLPDIELGRINGDTVYILDQLSIPFIVGIGDIGKMAGKDEVEKGAPITKKAVELILERSE; encoded by the coding sequence ATGGAACCTAAAAAAAGAGTCATATTAATTACCGATGGTGACGAGTCTGCCAAACAAGCCGTTGAAGTTGTTGCAAAGGAAATTGGCGGTCGTTGCATTTCAAGTTCATGGGGAAATCCTAGTCGATTATCAGGTGAAGAACTTGTTAAGTTAATAAAAAAAACGCCTCATGATCCCATTTTAGTTATGTTCGATGATTGTGGTTTTACAGAGGAAGGTCCAGGAGAAGAAGCGATGCGCTATGTGGCAACGCATAATGATTTAAATATTATTGGTGCAATTGCTGTAGCCTCGAGAACTCATCACAGTGAATGGACAAGGGTGGACGTAAGTATTGATCGTAATGGCCATTTGACTGAATATGGGGTTGATAAATATGGTCTGCCAGATATTGAGTTAGGAAGAATTAATGGTGACACAGTCTACATTCTAGACCAGTTATCGATTCCTTTTATTGTAGGTATTGGGGATATTGGGAAGATGGCAGGGAAAGATGAAGTGGAGAAAGGAGCGCCAATAACTAAAAAAGCTGTTGAATTAATTTTAGAAAGGAGCGAGTAA
- a CDS encoding spore germination protein — protein MSNEIVEENKVEKTKQAVSVKLVENEKYLKERLGIGTTFDIGVRKMTVLERDIQIYFLNGLVDSQFVIMMLKDLMFLNAEEKQKTRLKDKIENSLSHVQVQKVKTLDEASDQLLAGLIIILMEDESEAILVDVRSYPGRGPDEPDTERVVRGARDGFTENLIVNTALTRRRIKDERLRHEILQVGTRSKTDICVAYIKDVADHTYVDQVKKELEAIDIDGISMADKVVEEFIVKQGLNPFPLVRYTERPDVTASHLLEGHVVVYVDTSPSVIILPTTFFHHVQHAEEFRQAPIVGTFLRWVRYFGMIFALLILPLWLLMVMEPALLPQALEFIGPDETTNVPVFAQIVIAEVGIELLRMAAIHTPSPLATALGLVAALLIGEIAINVGLFIPEVILYVALGAIGTFATPSYELGIALKLSRIALLLAVFLFKVPGFMIGCTVLLLFMVSIKPMNTPYMWPFIPFYPRALADIVFRLAVPLKRKRPQIVNPQNPHKQSAN, from the coding sequence GTGTCTAATGAAATCGTTGAAGAAAATAAAGTAGAAAAAACAAAGCAAGCTGTATCTGTTAAACTGGTCGAAAATGAAAAATACTTAAAAGAAAGATTAGGCATCGGGACTACGTTTGATATTGGTGTAAGAAAAATGACAGTTTTAGAAAGGGATATACAAATTTACTTTCTAAATGGATTAGTTGATAGCCAGTTTGTCATTATGATGCTAAAAGATCTCATGTTTTTAAATGCCGAAGAAAAACAGAAGACTCGACTCAAAGATAAAATAGAAAACAGTTTATCTCATGTGCAAGTTCAGAAGGTAAAGACATTAGATGAAGCATCTGACCAATTGTTAGCAGGACTAATTATTATCTTAATGGAAGATGAGTCAGAGGCAATCCTTGTAGATGTGAGGAGTTATCCAGGGAGAGGTCCAGATGAACCTGATACTGAGCGGGTTGTTCGTGGGGCAAGAGACGGCTTTACAGAAAATTTAATTGTAAATACAGCATTAACAAGACGAAGAATTAAAGATGAACGCTTACGGCATGAAATTCTTCAGGTCGGGACTCGTTCCAAAACAGATATTTGTGTTGCGTACATAAAGGATGTCGCTGATCATACCTATGTTGATCAAGTAAAAAAAGAATTAGAGGCCATTGATATAGATGGGATATCTATGGCAGATAAAGTTGTTGAGGAATTCATTGTAAAACAAGGCCTAAATCCCTTTCCATTAGTTCGTTATACAGAAAGACCCGATGTAACTGCTAGCCATCTCCTTGAGGGGCATGTAGTTGTCTATGTTGATACTTCTCCTAGTGTAATTATCTTACCAACAACATTTTTCCACCACGTTCAGCACGCGGAGGAATTCCGTCAAGCGCCAATAGTAGGTACGTTTTTACGATGGGTCCGTTATTTTGGGATGATTTTTGCCCTACTAATCTTACCTTTATGGTTATTAATGGTTATGGAGCCTGCTCTATTACCACAAGCTTTAGAGTTTATTGGACCCGATGAAACAACGAATGTACCCGTATTTGCGCAAATTGTAATTGCTGAAGTGGGGATAGAACTTCTGAGGATGGCGGCCATTCATACCCCATCACCTCTTGCGACAGCGCTTGGTTTAGTTGCCGCTCTGCTAATAGGTGAGATAGCCATAAATGTTGGTCTATTTATCCCTGAAGTAATTCTCTATGTTGCCTTAGGAGCCATTGGAACGTTTGCTACACCGAGTTATGAGTTAGGGATTGCGCTTAAGTTGTCCCGAATAGCTTTACTATTAGCTGTATTTCTCTTTAAAGTACCAGGCTTTATGATTGGTTGTACAGTTCTATTACTATTCATGGTTTCAATAAAACCGATGAATACACCATATATGTGGCCATTTATTCCTTTCTACCCACGAGCTCTAGC